In Mastigocladopsis repens PCC 10914, a single window of DNA contains:
- a CDS encoding ABC transporter ATP-binding protein: MISVEHLSKIYGSTLAITDVTFNVEPGEILGFLGPNGAGKTTTMRILAGYLPATSGTARIAGFDVHENSLLVRQRIGYLPETPPLYPEMTVEGFLYFVARIKGVSAGDRTRKVTAAMERCNLQDKRHVLIRKLSKGYRQRVGIAQAIVHDPPAIILDEPTVGLDPRQIIEVRNLIKSLAGSHTIILSTHILPEVSMTCSRVAIINRGKLVATDTPDNLMLQLTKGSGYEIEIEGEPALAKQVVQNVPGVSLVESIPTVGMHSHSPLRENRAYLRVISQLGTEPGGDIAAALIGTGFGLHEMRRVSATLEDVFLQLTTEEKNLETETQTAEAKEGEAA; encoded by the coding sequence ATGATTTCAGTTGAGCATCTGAGTAAAATATACGGCTCTACCTTAGCAATTACTGATGTCACATTCAATGTAGAACCCGGAGAGATTTTGGGGTTTTTAGGACCGAATGGCGCTGGCAAAACGACAACCATGCGGATTTTAGCTGGATACCTACCAGCAACCAGTGGTACAGCCCGGATAGCTGGCTTCGATGTCCATGAAAATTCTCTCCTAGTGCGCCAACGCATTGGTTATTTACCAGAGACACCGCCGTTATATCCAGAAATGACGGTGGAGGGATTTTTGTATTTTGTGGCGCGGATCAAGGGAGTAAGCGCAGGCGATCGCACGAGGAAAGTAACAGCAGCTATGGAACGCTGCAATTTACAAGACAAACGCCACGTCCTGATTCGCAAACTTTCCAAAGGATATCGTCAGAGAGTTGGCATTGCCCAAGCTATTGTTCACGATCCACCAGCCATCATTTTGGACGAACCCACAGTAGGACTTGACCCCCGGCAAATCATCGAGGTACGAAATTTAATTAAAAGCCTTGCTGGAAGCCACACAATTATTCTTTCTACCCACATTTTGCCAGAGGTGAGCATGACCTGTAGCCGCGTGGCAATCATCAATCGTGGCAAATTAGTAGCAACGGATACCCCAGACAATCTCATGCTCCAGTTGACAAAAGGTTCTGGGTATGAAATAGAGATTGAGGGAGAACCTGCTCTAGCCAAACAAGTAGTGCAAAATGTACCAGGGGTAAGTTTGGTTGAATCAATTCCTACAGTGGGAATGCATAGTCATAGCCCCTTAAGGGAAAACCGAGCTTACCTGCGGGTGATATCACAACTGGGAACTGAACCGGGAGGAGATATTGCAGCAGCGTTGATAGGTACAGGATTTGGTTTACACGAAATGCGGCGTGTTAGCGCTACTCTGGAAGATGTATTTTTGCAACTGACAACAGAAGAAAAAAATTTGGAGACTGAGACACAAACAGCAGAAGCCAAGGAAGGAGAAGCCGCCTAG
- a CDS encoding DUF1565 domain-containing protein: MVNSTVVATLTVYVNPAIGNDANAGTRLNPYKTISRALKDITTPKMILLAPGVYSTASGEVFPLVIPPGVSVVGHEATKGQGIVISGSGQYKSESFGVQNMTLLLLTNAQLLGVTVINPLEKGTGVWIESTVPTLANNTFIKCGREGVFVSGTAKPLIQDNVFVQNGIAGLVMAGNSKGEVLRNILQKNALGIAISDFAAPLVANNTLSENRNAIALSRDARPVVQNNLIENNIQRGLLVNGNATPDLGSTQNQAGNIFRHNGQFDIQNNTSVQLISVGNQLNPTQVKGLVELITATENTPRPVLVSTSFSDMAGHWAAAFVEALYQRNLMNGFADGTFQPEASITRAEYAALVAACFKPISKRAVPVFTDVPKDFWAYSAIQIAAQGGFVGGFSDRTFRSEQNVLRLQVIVSLVNGLALKAANNNPLLGYSDRNTIPNHARTAVATATQNKIVVNYPDPKLLQPNREATRGEVAAMVYQALVAIRRTPSINSPYIVSASSFEK, from the coding sequence ATGGTCAACTCTACCGTCGTGGCCACACTCACTGTTTATGTCAACCCTGCAATTGGCAATGATGCCAATGCTGGGACACGATTGAACCCATATAAAACTATCTCCCGTGCCTTAAAGGACATCACAACACCCAAGATGATTCTGCTCGCACCTGGAGTTTACAGCACTGCTAGTGGTGAGGTTTTTCCACTGGTGATTCCACCGGGTGTAAGCGTGGTGGGTCACGAAGCAACCAAAGGTCAAGGCATTGTGATTTCCGGGAGTGGGCAGTATAAGAGCGAAAGTTTTGGTGTGCAAAATATGACACTCCTATTACTTACTAATGCTCAACTGTTGGGTGTCACTGTTATAAATCCTCTGGAAAAAGGCACTGGCGTCTGGATTGAATCCACAGTACCAACTTTAGCTAACAACACATTTATCAAATGCGGTCGCGAAGGAGTGTTTGTCAGCGGTACTGCCAAACCACTCATTCAGGACAACGTGTTTGTGCAAAACGGTATCGCTGGGTTGGTCATGGCAGGCAATAGCAAAGGGGAAGTGTTGCGGAATATTTTGCAAAAAAATGCTTTGGGAATAGCCATAAGTGACTTTGCTGCCCCGTTGGTTGCAAATAACACTCTATCAGAAAACCGAAATGCGATCGCTCTTTCACGAGATGCCCGGCCTGTGGTGCAGAATAATCTCATCGAAAACAATATTCAACGAGGACTATTGGTTAATGGTAACGCCACTCCCGACTTAGGCAGCACTCAAAACCAAGCGGGTAACATTTTTCGCCATAACGGGCAGTTTGATATCCAAAATAACACCTCAGTTCAATTGATTTCCGTAGGCAACCAGTTGAACCCTACTCAGGTCAAGGGGCTAGTAGAGTTAATCACTGCAACAGAGAATACTCCCAGACCCGTATTAGTTAGCACGAGTTTTTCCGATATGGCTGGGCATTGGGCAGCGGCTTTTGTGGAAGCGTTGTATCAACGGAATTTGATGAACGGCTTTGCTGATGGGACTTTTCAACCAGAAGCCTCCATCACTCGCGCCGAATATGCGGCTTTAGTTGCTGCTTGCTTCAAGCCCATTTCCAAACGCGCCGTACCTGTTTTTACAGACGTACCCAAGGATTTTTGGGCTTATAGTGCCATACAAATTGCAGCCCAAGGTGGCTTTGTTGGCGGATTTAGCGATCGCACTTTCCGAAGCGAGCAAAATGTACTCCGATTACAGGTCATCGTCTCGTTAGTGAATGGACTTGCCCTAAAAGCTGCTAATAACAATCCCTTACTCGGCTACAGTGACCGTAATACGATCCCTAACCATGCTCGCACTGCGGTCGCTACTGCCACCCAAAACAAAATTGTCGTGAATTATCCCGACCCCAAGCTACTCCAGCCAAATCGAGAGGCGACACGGGGAGAAGTGGCTGCTATGGTTTATCAGGCGTTAGTAGCGATTAGGCGAACTCCTAGTATTAATTCGCCCTATATCGTTTCCGCTTCTTCATTTGAAAAGTAA
- a CDS encoding hybrid sensor histidine kinase/response regulator: protein MSMSPNVRDQTYQFFIEEVPELLQVLETGLLTLRSERSTTKLHELMRAAHSLKGGAAIVGLEGIITIAHRLEDIFRALYDETVVIDADLEGLLLQAYDCLRLPLTEQITIGYFDLESALTAADPIFTQIEKQLGDALTQANYYMPDSGDLNVDIVASVFKVDVAHGLEHLTTTIAANPQNSEIARELRAQAELFARFAEFLELPGFKAIAETTLAALLAHPDQALHIAQLALANFQASREAVLAGDRTQGGSPTAALMTLAETTVIEEAPVSIFDPAIASLDSEIIEEAPVSIFDPAIASLDSEIIEEAPVSIFDSAIASLNSQAAVEHSQEDLPLSLEDLLSGKKPITATQASENSPVFLFEADIEEVTPTVIDDPEAAEEPPSLMEIVGRSIATPAITSPTRSCEQSNLPPFQDTPTTLPELNLASPTPSISIVVSQVTEPFSIQPVATQEFQIRKQAQEQFSPNAANISVRVDLARLERMNNLLGELTINRNMFALENEQIQEAIEELLSRFDRFQELIKQVQNVSDTMVVASLSVDQRKKVALGNGNRELGLHSFDSAHHPSASSLQLSASGFSLAEFDSLEMDRYGALHSSLQGVLEEVAQLKEAVDDIALFSGRSNRTIRQERQMLSQLRDELMWSRMLPIGNVLSRFPRVLRDMSTTYHKPVSLKLTGTEVQVEKAIVEKLYDPLLHLLRNAFDHGIEPPDIRRQRGKPEQGEIEIRAYHQGNQTVVEVRDDGQGLNLERICSRALERGLLSPEQLAVTPTTGLFELIFEPGFSTASRVSELSGRGVGLDVVRAELQSLKGTITVTSSPEQGTTFTLRLPFTLTVAKLLVCSVGSSTVALPIDSIARIITPQADQTHQADSQQFLTWQEQSIPIYRLVDLLGYNCPLPESFSNPAVSVSSTENSTQPLLLIRREQEMFVLEVDNLVAEQELVIKPFGSMITPPNYISGCTILGSGTLIPVINGALLLEEFLAQSKTTISAIAPATESLATDKQFSAHENVAPNKTHTTPTVLVVDDSATARRALVFTLEKAGYRVLQARDGWEAIEQLRHSSMVQLMICDVEMPKMNGFEFLDYRRQDPQLAKIPVAMLTTRSNSKHRSLAMHLGASAYFTKPYIELEFLSALRNIVGQDAPQNTGYL from the coding sequence ATGTCGATGTCCCCCAATGTTCGTGACCAAACTTATCAATTTTTCATTGAAGAAGTTCCTGAGTTGCTGCAAGTGCTCGAAACAGGGCTGCTTACCCTAAGGTCTGAACGCAGCACAACCAAACTCCACGAGTTAATGCGAGCGGCTCACTCCCTCAAAGGAGGTGCTGCCATTGTGGGACTTGAGGGCATCATAACCATTGCCCATCGACTAGAGGACATTTTCAGGGCACTCTACGACGAGACAGTAGTCATCGATGCCGATCTCGAAGGGTTGCTGCTACAAGCATACGATTGTCTCCGACTTCCCCTAACAGAGCAAATTACAATCGGCTACTTTGACCTAGAGTCAGCCCTAACCGCTGCTGACCCTATATTTACTCAGATCGAAAAACAACTGGGAGATGCGCTCACTCAGGCTAACTACTATATGCCTGACTCTGGGGATCTAAACGTTGACATTGTCGCATCAGTCTTTAAGGTCGATGTCGCTCATGGGTTAGAGCACCTTACCACCACAATCGCTGCTAACCCCCAAAACTCTGAAATTGCAAGAGAATTACGCGCACAAGCAGAATTATTTGCCAGATTTGCTGAGTTTCTAGAACTTCCAGGGTTTAAAGCAATCGCGGAAACGACTTTAGCTGCGCTACTTGCTCATCCAGATCAAGCGCTGCACATCGCCCAATTGGCACTTGCTAATTTTCAGGCTAGCAGAGAGGCTGTCCTTGCAGGCGATCGCACCCAAGGAGGTAGCCCAACAGCCGCCCTGATGACTTTGGCAGAAACCACCGTTATCGAAGAAGCACCCGTAAGTATCTTCGACCCAGCTATCGCTTCCTTAGACTCAGAAATTATCGAAGAAGCACCCGTAAGTATCTTCGACCCAGCCATCGCTTCCTTAGACTCAGAAATTATCGAAGAAGCACCCGTAAGTATCTTCGACTCAGCCATCGCTTCCTTAAACTCACAAGCTGCGGTTGAACACTCACAAGAGGACCTTCCCCTTTCCTTAGAGGACTTGTTAAGTGGGAAGAAACCAATTACAGCGACACAAGCGAGTGAGAACAGCCCAGTTTTCCTGTTTGAGGCTGATATAGAAGAGGTAACCCCAACCGTCATCGACGATCCTGAAGCAGCAGAAGAACCACCATCTCTCATGGAGATTGTGGGCAGATCGATTGCTACACCTGCGATCACTTCGCCTACGCGCTCTTGTGAGCAATCAAACTTACCACCTTTTCAAGACACTCCTACAACCTTACCCGAGCTAAATCTTGCTAGCCCTACTCCGTCGATCTCTATTGTAGTCTCGCAGGTAACAGAACCTTTTTCAATTCAGCCCGTTGCGACGCAGGAATTTCAGATTCGCAAACAGGCTCAGGAGCAGTTTTCCCCCAATGCCGCCAATATTTCAGTTCGGGTTGACCTCGCTCGGTTAGAGCGGATGAATAATCTCTTGGGCGAATTAACGATTAACCGCAATATGTTTGCTCTTGAAAATGAACAAATTCAGGAAGCAATTGAAGAGTTACTCTCGCGTTTTGATCGCTTTCAAGAACTCATCAAGCAGGTACAAAACGTATCAGACACCATGGTGGTCGCATCATTATCTGTTGACCAGAGAAAGAAGGTGGCGTTAGGGAACGGGAACCGGGAATTAGGGCTTCATTCGTTTGACTCTGCACATCATCCTTCTGCATCTAGTCTTCAGTTATCGGCTTCTGGATTCTCCTTGGCAGAGTTTGATTCTTTGGAAATGGATCGCTACGGAGCGCTACACTCCTCGTTGCAGGGAGTCCTGGAAGAAGTAGCGCAGCTCAAAGAAGCAGTGGATGATATTGCCTTATTTAGTGGACGCTCGAATCGAACAATTCGACAGGAGCGTCAAATGCTCTCTCAACTGCGGGATGAACTCATGTGGTCTCGCATGCTGCCAATTGGTAACGTGCTGAGTCGTTTTCCCAGAGTATTGCGGGATATGTCTACCACTTATCACAAACCCGTCAGCTTAAAACTAACAGGAACAGAAGTACAGGTTGAAAAAGCCATTGTGGAGAAGCTCTATGACCCGCTTCTGCACTTACTTCGGAATGCCTTTGATCATGGCATTGAGCCTCCAGATATTCGGCGTCAACGAGGAAAACCAGAGCAAGGCGAAATTGAAATTCGAGCGTATCACCAGGGCAACCAAACCGTTGTTGAAGTACGGGATGATGGTCAGGGTCTCAATTTGGAGCGTATCTGTTCTCGGGCACTTGAAAGAGGCTTGTTGTCGCCAGAACAATTGGCAGTGACTCCTACGACTGGGCTGTTTGAACTGATCTTCGAGCCAGGTTTTTCAACCGCAAGTCGGGTGAGCGAACTTTCTGGACGGGGTGTCGGGCTAGATGTCGTTAGGGCCGAGCTACAATCGCTGAAAGGTACGATCACTGTAACCTCCTCGCCTGAACAGGGCACAACCTTTACCTTACGCCTGCCATTTACACTAACGGTCGCCAAATTACTGGTTTGCTCAGTGGGTTCCTCAACTGTAGCACTACCAATCGACAGCATCGCCAGGATTATTACTCCCCAAGCCGATCAGACTCACCAAGCTGATAGCCAGCAATTTTTAACCTGGCAAGAGCAGTCTATTCCTATTTATCGATTGGTCGATCTTTTGGGCTACAACTGTCCATTGCCAGAATCCTTTAGCAATCCAGCGGTCAGTGTCTCCTCAACAGAAAACAGCACTCAACCGCTGCTGCTGATCCGTCGGGAGCAAGAGATGTTTGTTCTAGAAGTTGACAATCTAGTTGCTGAACAAGAACTGGTGATCAAACCCTTTGGCTCAATGATCACTCCTCCCAACTATATTTCTGGCTGTACTATTTTGGGAAGTGGCACTCTGATTCCCGTGATTAATGGGGCTTTGTTGCTAGAAGAGTTTCTGGCGCAGAGCAAAACTACCATATCCGCCATAGCACCTGCAACCGAGTCGTTAGCCACTGATAAACAATTTTCGGCACACGAGAACGTAGCTCCCAACAAGACACACACAACGCCTACAGTGCTTGTTGTTGACGACTCTGCTACCGCTAGGCGAGCTTTGGTTTTCACTTTGGAGAAAGCTGGCTATCGAGTTTTGCAAGCGCGGGATGGATGGGAAGCCATCGAACAACTGCGGCACAGTTCAATGGTGCAACTGATGATTTGTGATGTCGAAATGCCTAAGATGAATGGGTTTGAGTTTCTTGACTACCGTCGCCAAGACCCTCAGTTGGCAAAGATCCCTGTGGCAATGCTAACAACCCGTAGTAACAGTAAACATCGCAGTTTAGCAATGCATTTAGGCGCTAGCGCTTACTTCACCAAGCCTTACATAGAATTAGAGTTTCTATCGGCACTCAGAAACATTGTTGGTCAGGACGCGCCTCAAAATACGGGTTACTTATGA
- a CDS encoding ABC transporter permease, with the protein MGVVLGNIIAIYRRELQSYFVSPLAYAIAGVFWFLSGLFFVLILMGPEGILQTVAALDLQGQQFGVPVPPIDVPYEFVRAFLDRMGWLLLFVLPILSMGLYAEERKRGTLELLATSPVTNWAVAVGKLLGVLTFFTTMVMPMLALEAIALSASNPPIPPAIPLLGHLALILLAAAILSLGMFISSLTDSTMLSAVLTFALILLLLFVDLIAKNIGGSLGEALGYLSLLKHYNTLVQGIFDTSSVILFASYIILGIFLTAQSIDALRFQRS; encoded by the coding sequence ATGGGTGTTGTACTGGGTAATATTATTGCCATTTATCGCCGAGAGTTACAGAGCTATTTTGTCTCACCTCTGGCATATGCAATTGCTGGCGTTTTTTGGTTTCTATCTGGGTTATTCTTCGTGCTCATTTTGATGGGACCAGAGGGCATTCTGCAAACAGTAGCTGCATTAGATTTACAAGGACAACAATTTGGAGTGCCAGTCCCACCAATAGATGTTCCTTACGAATTTGTCAGGGCATTCTTAGATCGGATGGGGTGGCTGTTGTTGTTTGTGCTGCCAATTCTCTCTATGGGACTTTATGCCGAAGAACGCAAACGCGGCACTTTGGAACTTTTAGCCACATCACCAGTCACAAACTGGGCAGTCGCTGTAGGTAAATTATTAGGAGTGTTAACCTTTTTCACAACAATGGTGATGCCTATGCTGGCATTAGAAGCCATTGCTTTGAGTGCGTCCAACCCACCCATACCGCCAGCCATTCCCTTGCTGGGGCATTTGGCATTAATCTTACTAGCAGCAGCAATTTTGTCTTTGGGAATGTTCATTTCCTCTTTAACAGACAGTACAATGCTGTCTGCCGTCCTCACATTTGCATTAATTTTATTACTGTTGTTTGTTGATTTAATTGCTAAAAATATTGGTGGTTCTCTAGGAGAAGCTCTAGGCTATCTATCGTTGCTGAAACATTACAACACCTTAGTACAAGGGATTTTCGATACCAGCAGCGTAATTTTATTTGCCAGTTACATCATTTTAGGCATCTTTCTTACTGCTCAATCAATTGATGCACTCCGCTTTCAACGTTCATAG
- a CDS encoding hypothetical protein (involved in light-induced Na+-dependent proton extrusion), protein MSSWLKDRFFATPEQSLEQAYQAALKIEFIEGRYFNGDKIRNNGHIEFPQEEFEKNLDILQQRMKEFNGSRSTLGKLGQDHLMRLIFVEGILAKYTTTNPDTSALAPVSSPTTSSPVVNNKSYPSPINIINVKPVPSGKRKKQTSKDLDLQGYTESDNGKPGVLPKSIKKTLDKVKNDLSPGAEEDVVNAFRRSRAQTVIALRLLALLIIVPLLTQQISKNFLILPIVEKYRGGEEAQVFLNSEMKEEALEELHMFKEELELESLIGSAPRLSAEALEEQVKHKAVEIAEEFRHKSHSAVSNVFADIVALFAFALVLLFRRQDIAVLKSFIDNIVYGLSDSAKAFAIILTTDIFVGFHSPHGWEVLLESLAAHLGVAANRSAISLFIATVPVVADTMVKYWIFRSLSRMSPSTMATLKEMDD, encoded by the coding sequence ATGTCTTCTTGGCTCAAAGACCGCTTCTTTGCAACACCAGAACAATCACTAGAGCAAGCTTATCAGGCTGCGTTGAAAATCGAATTCATTGAAGGCAGATATTTCAATGGTGACAAGATACGTAATAATGGTCACATTGAGTTTCCCCAAGAAGAATTCGAGAAAAATTTGGACATTCTTCAACAAAGAATGAAAGAATTCAATGGCAGCAGATCTACACTTGGCAAGCTCGGACAAGATCACTTGATGAGGCTGATATTTGTAGAGGGAATCTTAGCAAAATATACTACTACCAATCCAGACACCTCTGCGCTGGCTCCGGTCTCATCTCCAACAACTTCCAGCCCAGTCGTCAATAACAAGTCATATCCATCGCCCATAAATATCATTAACGTAAAACCAGTCCCCTCTGGCAAGAGAAAAAAACAAACTTCAAAAGATTTAGACTTGCAAGGGTACACTGAGTCAGACAATGGTAAGCCTGGAGTACTGCCAAAGTCAATCAAGAAGACGCTCGATAAAGTCAAAAACGATCTGAGTCCTGGAGCTGAAGAAGACGTCGTCAATGCATTTCGCCGCTCTAGAGCACAAACAGTTATTGCTCTGAGGCTTTTGGCGTTGTTAATTATTGTCCCCCTATTGACGCAACAGATATCTAAAAATTTCTTGATTCTTCCGATTGTAGAGAAGTACAGGGGAGGAGAGGAAGCACAAGTCTTCTTAAACTCTGAGATGAAGGAGGAAGCTCTCGAGGAACTACACATGTTCAAAGAAGAGCTCGAATTGGAAAGCCTAATCGGTTCTGCTCCTCGGCTTAGTGCAGAAGCGCTGGAGGAGCAAGTTAAACATAAAGCAGTTGAAATTGCAGAGGAATTTCGGCATAAGAGTCATAGTGCTGTCAGCAACGTTTTTGCTGATATAGTGGCGCTTTTCGCTTTCGCCCTAGTCTTGTTGTTCAGACGACAAGATATTGCTGTGCTCAAATCTTTCATAGACAATATTGTGTATGGTCTGAGCGACAGTGCTAAAGCGTTTGCCATCATTCTAACAACTGACATATTCGTGGGTTTCCACTCTCCTCATGGGTGGGAGGTTCTGCTTGAAAGCTTGGCAGCCCATCTGGGAGTTGCAGCCAATCGCAGTGCGATCTCTCTGTTCATAGCAACAGTCCCAGTTGTCGCTGACACAATGGTTAAGTACTGGATCTTCCGTTCTCTCAGCCGGATGTCTCCTTCGACAATGGCTACCTTGAAGGAAATGGATGATTGA
- a CDS encoding PstS family phosphate ABC transporter substrate-binding protein, producing the protein MSQKTRETAILVSLLLITAGLIGAGFWWASGWSGLENVSDLFVGSQVGSGEKLQEAQGKAKTFAEVPNVPSGLFNYGGSTTWAPIRKIVDPIIPTTWSQFQLRYTNPASDKPGSGTGIKMLLEDQLAFSQSSRPIEDEEYQKARQRGFTLKEIPVAIDGIAIAVHPSVKIPGLTVAQIKGIYTGKINNWKQVGGPDLPVTPYSRSREAGGTVEFFIENVLEGGKLGSNVKIVSDTTSGLRKVASDSGGIYYASSTQVVPQCNVKPLPIGYQPDQLVPPYQEPFVELSQCPNRRNLLNRAAIQSGEYPITRRLFVIIKQNGQEDEQAGRAYAALLLSAQGQELIKNAGFISLR; encoded by the coding sequence ATGTCTCAAAAAACAAGAGAAACGGCAATCCTAGTTTCACTCCTCCTGATCACAGCAGGACTAATCGGTGCAGGATTTTGGTGGGCTAGTGGTTGGTCTGGTCTTGAAAATGTTAGCGACTTGTTCGTGGGTTCCCAGGTTGGTAGCGGGGAGAAACTACAGGAAGCCCAAGGGAAGGCTAAAACCTTTGCCGAAGTGCCAAATGTTCCATCGGGGTTATTTAACTATGGAGGTAGTACAACTTGGGCACCCATCCGAAAAATAGTAGACCCCATTATTCCAACCACCTGGTCACAGTTTCAATTGCGCTACACAAATCCAGCCAGTGATAAGCCTGGCTCTGGTACCGGCATCAAGATGCTGTTAGAGGATCAGCTTGCTTTTTCTCAGTCCTCCCGCCCAATCGAAGACGAAGAATACCAAAAGGCAAGACAACGCGGTTTTACCCTCAAAGAGATACCAGTGGCGATTGATGGAATTGCGATCGCCGTTCATCCATCTGTGAAAATTCCTGGTCTGACTGTCGCCCAGATCAAAGGTATCTACACAGGCAAAATTAACAACTGGAAGCAAGTCGGTGGTCCAGACCTCCCTGTTACTCCATACTCTCGATCTCGAGAAGCTGGTGGTACGGTTGAATTCTTTATAGAAAATGTTTTGGAGGGTGGGAAGCTTGGTTCTAACGTCAAGATTGTTTCTGACACAACCAGTGGCTTGAGGAAAGTGGCTTCAGATTCTGGTGGTATCTATTATGCCAGTTCTACCCAGGTAGTGCCACAGTGTAATGTTAAACCTTTGCCGATTGGTTATCAACCTGATCAACTGGTTCCTCCCTATCAGGAGCCTTTTGTGGAGCTTTCTCAATGTCCAAATCGGCGCAACCTCCTAAACAGGGCTGCCATACAAAGTGGAGAATATCCCATTACTCGCCGATTATTTGTGATCATTAAGCAAAACGGTCAAGAGGATGAACAGGCTGGTAGAGCTTATGCCGCTCTGTTATTGAGCGCTCAGGGTCAGGAGTTGATTAAGAATGCTGGATTTATTAGCCTTCGCTAG
- a CDS encoding response regulator transcription factor, with protein sequence MRILLAEDDKHIAESLAEALVEQHYIVDVASDGEKGLDFVRTFAYDLLLLDIMLPKLDGVSLCHQVRSQGYLMPILLLTARDATTDIVAGLDAGADDYVIKPYKLQELSARIRALLRRGHTTLSPVMEWENLQLDPNICQAIYENQPLQLTPKEYRLLELLLRSNGSVLSRSKILENLWSFDEPPEEDAVKALVKRLRQKLKANGAPDDFVATAYGMGYYLKQYSQNKPLYHNENPNSSQCSQNKEMNNTSGKGRQKFSGETFSTLSRWKY encoded by the coding sequence ATGAGGATTTTGCTAGCAGAGGATGATAAGCACATTGCAGAGTCACTTGCAGAAGCTCTTGTTGAGCAACACTACATTGTTGATGTTGCTAGCGATGGTGAAAAGGGCTTGGATTTTGTAAGGACTTTTGCTTACGATTTACTTTTGCTGGATATCATGCTACCAAAGCTTGATGGTGTTAGCCTTTGTCATCAGGTACGCTCTCAAGGTTACCTTATGCCAATTCTCCTTTTAACTGCTCGAGATGCCACTACTGATATAGTTGCAGGCTTAGATGCAGGTGCAGATGACTATGTGATCAAACCATATAAGCTGCAAGAACTGTCTGCTCGTATCCGAGCTTTGTTGCGTCGTGGACATACTACTCTATCTCCTGTGATGGAGTGGGAAAACTTGCAACTTGACCCTAATATTTGTCAGGCAATTTATGAAAATCAGCCTTTGCAGCTCACTCCTAAAGAATATCGTCTGTTAGAGCTTCTCCTTCGCAGTAATGGTAGCGTTTTGAGTCGCAGCAAAATCTTAGAAAACCTTTGGTCTTTTGACGAGCCTCCAGAGGAAGATGCAGTCAAGGCTCTTGTCAAACGTTTAAGACAGAAGCTCAAGGCAAATGGCGCACCGGATGATTTTGTGGCGACAGCTTATGGTATGGGATACTATCTCAAACAGTATTCACAAAATAAGCCACTTTACCATAATGAAAATCCCAACAGCAGCCAGTGCAGCCAGAATAAGGAGATGAATAATACTTCTGGAAAGGGCAGACAGAAGTTTTCAGGGGAAACGTTTTCCACTCTCAGTCGTTGGAAGTATTAA